From the Cyanobacteria bacterium FACHB-DQ100 genome, one window contains:
- a CDS encoding high light inducible protein, with protein MQSNKATNLPPVATEYNGVDRNAFLFGFNPQAELWNGRLAMIGFAAYLLWDLAGFSVLRNVLHLIK; from the coding sequence ATGCAATCGAACAAAGCGACTAACTTACCTCCTGTTGCCACAGAATACAATGGTGTCGATCGCAATGCTTTTCTTTTCGGCTTTAATCCTCAAGCAGAACTCTGGAACGGTCGGCTAGCAATGATTGGATTTGCTGCTTACTTATTGTGGGACTTAGCGGGCTTTAGTGTTCTGCGAAACGTTTTGCACTTGATTAAGTAG
- a CDS encoding TolC family protein, with amino-acid sequence MKCLNFGIIAGLNAAIALQFGIYPVQAQSPPPVPSAPLPTLQPSVQPKTSVVEAPATPSAADLTPNPNRLQLPTETNQVEVQKTVAITLKQAIETAQRNSLTLQVAQAQLRRSQAALREAEAALYPTFSFQASLSRDLSASGDIAVQATERQTRQQITQGEAALRGLLASPSPTDPLSAFLQRNSLLQTQAQLAQGQASLDALKNYGTTSFNGSFLLEYALYTGGQRPALIQVFAEQVRQNQLEVERILEQLQLDITNAYYDVQSANEQVRIETAAVTEATRSLDNTEALSKNGLATRLDVLNTQVQLDNASQQLVVAQTQQQVSRRRLSRLLNSSATITVTAAEPVKLAEPWTLSLEESIVQALKKRVELQQQLAQRNISINQRKAAEAALRPLVGVFANYNVLALGNDAPGEAVSRGWGDGYSVGMRVQWKLYDGGAARARAAQETENIAIAETRFAETGQQIRLDVEQSYFNLQSNLKNVQTATASLNRAKEALRAARVRFGAGVGLQNDVLDAESRLTQAEGNLVQATLGYNRALAALKRAVSWVESSPNEQG; translated from the coding sequence ATGAAATGTTTAAATTTCGGTATTATTGCAGGACTGAATGCTGCGATCGCGCTGCAATTTGGCATCTACCCAGTTCAGGCTCAATCCCCGCCTCCAGTTCCATCAGCACCGCTTCCCACATTACAACCCAGTGTTCAACCTAAAACTTCGGTGGTTGAAGCTCCCGCAACTCCGTCTGCCGCCGATCTAACGCCCAATCCAAATCGGCTTCAGCTTCCTACTGAGACCAATCAAGTTGAAGTACAAAAAACAGTTGCGATTACCCTGAAGCAAGCGATCGAAACCGCTCAGCGCAACAGTCTTACTTTGCAGGTTGCTCAGGCACAACTGCGGCGATCGCAGGCAGCATTGCGCGAAGCAGAAGCCGCGCTCTATCCAACCTTCAGCTTTCAAGCCAGTCTCAGTCGTGATCTGTCTGCAAGCGGTGATATTGCAGTCCAAGCAACGGAGCGTCAAACCCGTCAACAGATTACTCAAGGAGAAGCAGCGCTCCGTGGTCTACTTGCATCTCCGTCACCAACTGATCCATTAAGTGCTTTCTTACAACGGAATAGCCTCTTGCAGACGCAAGCCCAACTTGCCCAAGGACAAGCTTCGCTCGACGCGCTCAAGAACTATGGCACCACCAGCTTCAATGGTTCTTTTCTACTTGAGTACGCACTCTACACGGGCGGACAAAGACCCGCATTAATTCAAGTGTTTGCAGAACAGGTTCGACAAAATCAATTGGAAGTAGAACGCATTCTGGAACAACTGCAACTAGATATCACCAATGCTTACTATGATGTGCAATCTGCCAACGAGCAAGTTCGGATTGAGACCGCAGCCGTTACCGAAGCAACACGCAGTTTGGACAACACAGAAGCGCTGTCGAAAAATGGATTAGCAACCCGCTTGGATGTTTTAAACACACAAGTTCAATTAGATAATGCCTCACAGCAACTCGTCGTGGCACAAACACAGCAGCAGGTGAGCCGTAGACGGCTTTCTCGGTTGCTCAACAGTTCAGCAACGATTACTGTAACCGCCGCAGAGCCGGTCAAACTGGCTGAACCTTGGACACTATCATTAGAGGAAAGTATTGTTCAAGCTCTGAAAAAGCGGGTCGAATTGCAGCAGCAACTCGCACAACGCAATATTAGTATCAATCAACGCAAGGCAGCAGAGGCAGCACTCCGTCCGCTAGTGGGGGTGTTCGCAAACTATAACGTATTGGCATTAGGCAATGATGCGCCAGGGGAGGCAGTTAGCCGAGGCTGGGGAGATGGCTATAGCGTCGGAATGCGCGTCCAATGGAAGTTATACGATGGAGGTGCAGCCAGAGCTAGAGCAGCGCAAGAAACGGAAAACATTGCGATCGCAGAAACCCGATTCGCGGAAACTGGGCAGCAAATCCGGTTGGATGTGGAGCAAAGCTACTTTAACTTACAGTCGAACCTGAAGAATGTTCAGACTGCGACTGCTTCCCTGAATCGAGCCAAAGAAGCGTTACGTGCAGCTAGGGTCCGGTTTGGAGCCGGGGTTGGACTTCAAAATGATGTGCTAGATGCAGAAAGTCGATTGACCCAGGCAGAAGGCAATTTAGTTCAGGCGACTCTGGGATATAATCGAGCGCTAGCTGCACTGAAGCGAGCCGTGAGTTGGGTAGAAAGTAGCCCGAATGAGCAGGGCTAG
- a CDS encoding transposase family protein: protein MSLIEHLNQVRDFRTHSQYELWVIRLRVVMGMLSGCTSYRALEEFVTRRQKALLKLLELSYARLPSYSAICKAVERVSYASLTSAFPKSTRPIQLGGVARDG from the coding sequence GTGAGCCTGATTGAGCATCTCAATCAAGTGCGCGACTTCCGCACTCATTCTCAGTATGAGCTATGGGTGATCCGATTGCGGGTCGTGATGGGCATGCTGAGTGGCTGTACGAGCTATCGAGCGTTAGAAGAATTTGTGACACGGCGTCAAAAAGCATTGCTGAAATTGCTGGAACTGTCTTATGCTCGCTTGCCCTCGTACTCGGCGATTTGCAAAGCAGTTGAGCGTGTTTCATATGCGTCGCTGACGAGTGCATTCCCCAAGAGTACGAGACCCATCCAATTGGGCGGAGTAGCGCGAGACGGATAG
- a CDS encoding NHLP bacteriocin system secretion protein, producing the protein MFNPNRNVFRKESLERLSSPERLDQLMQVVRPKTWIPLAALGGLLTIGLGWSIFGRIPMTVAGQGVLIYPRRVTSLQSPSAGQLQNLRIKVGDVVKKGDVIATIDQPELKKQLQQQQAKLTELLAQGEDANQLQQQRIASETTSIEQQRRNLTQRIANAEELTPVLKDKGLTSLEVQRQNLQQRLRDAQALKPVLKERLDNRRQLYKDQYVTEDLVLQAEQQYLDQNAQIANIQAQLKELDTREAEAQRSYLENLSLIAELRSQLRELDSRQTSVAQQTFEANLSRKNQINELQRAIAQLTLQLKNQSQIVSPYSGRVLEVSAVDGQLVSMGLRVGVIAAENESGSLEGITYFSIGDGKKVKPGMQIQITPQTVKRERFGGIIAKVKSVSPFPVTQAGAVALLGNEELVKGLSAQGPMLEITAELQPGAGNFSGYEWSSSKGPDLKITPGTTTIARVVVEERAPITFLLPILRSYTGVY; encoded by the coding sequence ATGTTTAATCCCAATCGAAATGTTTTTCGTAAGGAATCACTAGAGCGGCTGTCTTCGCCGGAACGATTGGATCAATTGATGCAAGTCGTTCGCCCGAAAACCTGGATACCGCTTGCAGCATTAGGCGGATTGTTAACCATTGGGCTAGGCTGGAGCATTTTTGGGCGAATTCCGATGACCGTTGCAGGACAAGGAGTGCTAATCTATCCTCGTCGAGTGACCTCGCTACAATCTCCGAGCGCTGGGCAACTGCAAAATCTTAGGATCAAAGTTGGAGATGTGGTGAAAAAAGGAGATGTGATTGCCACGATCGACCAACCCGAACTAAAAAAACAGCTTCAGCAACAACAAGCCAAACTCACCGAACTCTTAGCTCAGGGTGAAGACGCAAATCAGTTGCAACAGCAGCGAATTGCGAGTGAAACCACTTCGATCGAGCAGCAACGGCGCAACCTAACTCAGCGCATTGCGAATGCAGAAGAACTAACTCCAGTGCTGAAAGATAAAGGACTGACTTCGCTGGAGGTACAACGACAGAATTTGCAGCAGCGTCTTAGGGATGCTCAAGCGCTTAAACCTGTACTCAAAGAACGATTAGACAATCGACGACAACTATACAAAGATCAATATGTCACCGAAGATCTGGTTCTGCAAGCCGAGCAACAGTATCTCGATCAAAATGCTCAGATTGCGAACATTCAAGCACAGCTTAAAGAACTCGATACTCGTGAAGCTGAGGCACAGCGATCGTATCTAGAGAACCTCAGCTTGATTGCGGAGTTGCGATCGCAGCTTCGTGAGCTTGACTCAAGACAAACTTCAGTCGCACAACAGACCTTTGAAGCGAACTTAAGTCGTAAAAATCAGATCAACGAACTGCAACGAGCGATCGCGCAACTCACTCTGCAACTGAAGAACCAAAGTCAGATTGTTAGTCCTTACAGTGGTCGAGTGCTGGAAGTTTCAGCAGTCGATGGTCAGCTTGTCTCAATGGGACTGCGGGTGGGCGTGATTGCTGCCGAGAATGAGTCTGGCTCACTCGAAGGCATTACTTACTTCAGCATTGGAGACGGTAAAAAAGTCAAACCCGGAATGCAAATCCAAATCACACCGCAAACGGTAAAGCGTGAGCGGTTTGGCGGCATTATTGCCAAGGTTAAAAGTGTATCGCCGTTTCCAGTGACCCAAGCTGGGGCAGTGGCGCTACTGGGAAATGAAGAACTGGTAAAAGGATTGTCTGCTCAAGGACCGATGCTTGAAATCACAGCAGAACTACAGCCCGGTGCTGGAAATTTTAGCGGCTATGAATGGTCTTCATCGAAAGGACCAGACCTAAAAATCACGCCAGGAACAACAACGATCGCCCGTGTGGTGGTGGAAGAACGTGCGCCGATTACATTTTTGCTCCCGATTTTGAGGTCGTACACTGGTGTTTATTAA
- a CDS encoding NHLP family bacteriocin export ABC transporter peptidase/permease/ATPase subunit, with product MKTPTVLQMEAVECGAAALGIILAYYGRIVPLAELRRECSVSRDGSKASNVLKAARNYGMSAKGFKKSIEAVRELTPPYIVFWNFNHFLVVEGIQEQRVYLNDPATGPRTVSLQEFDESFTGVALVIRPTDEFKRGGRKPSLMLALVDRLSSSTGALLYCVIAGFFLVLPRLAIPVFSQVFVDNVLIEGRYEWLRPLILGMLITGLLQALLTLLQLRYLRKLRVKLSVKLSSEFLWHILRLPVSFYAQRFAGEISNRVRLNDNVSDVLSGRLASTVIEVVMLIFYLGVMIQYDLVLTSIGVFFAIVNVSALQWISRRRIDTNMRLVQEHGKVAGASIAGLQSMETLKASGLESEFFSRWAGYYAKAINAQQELDTVGQVLEALPSLLSSLTTMLLLVVGGFRVMDGNLSIGMLIAFQSLMGSFQGPVNSLVSFGSSLQELEGSLNRLDDVLQNETDPQVEPRQQPVVFQTPKLQGHVELKNITYGYSRASDALIENFNLSVKPGQRVALVGGSGSGKSTIAKLITGLYEPWSGEVLFDGKPRSQIPRSVLTHSVAMVEQEIFLFAGTVRDNLTLWDATVPDSYLIHACQDAAIHDTVLSIPGGYDALLLEGAVNLSGGQRQRLELARSLVYNPSVLVMDEATSALDTETEKIIDQNLRRRGCTCVIVAHRLSTIRDCDEIIVLERGRVVQRGTHEQLRDRDGVYARLIKTEGEALQGE from the coding sequence GTGAAAACGCCCACAGTGCTACAAATGGAAGCAGTAGAATGTGGAGCCGCCGCTTTAGGAATTATTTTGGCGTACTACGGGCGGATTGTGCCGCTTGCTGAACTGCGTCGAGAATGCAGCGTTTCCCGCGATGGCAGTAAGGCTTCAAATGTGCTGAAGGCAGCGCGAAACTATGGAATGAGCGCGAAAGGGTTCAAGAAAAGTATTGAAGCCGTGCGTGAGTTAACGCCTCCATACATTGTGTTCTGGAATTTCAACCACTTTCTCGTCGTTGAGGGCATTCAGGAACAGCGAGTTTATCTCAACGATCCGGCAACAGGACCTAGAACCGTTTCGCTGCAAGAGTTTGATGAGTCATTCACGGGAGTTGCGCTCGTGATTCGACCGACTGATGAATTTAAGCGCGGCGGACGAAAGCCAAGTTTAATGCTAGCACTGGTCGATCGCTTGTCGAGTTCGACGGGTGCACTTTTGTATTGTGTGATCGCTGGTTTCTTTTTGGTGTTACCACGACTAGCAATTCCTGTATTCAGCCAGGTTTTTGTCGATAATGTGCTGATTGAAGGTCGGTATGAATGGTTACGACCATTAATCTTAGGAATGCTGATTACGGGCTTACTCCAAGCTTTACTCACGTTACTGCAACTGCGCTATCTGAGAAAGCTGAGAGTTAAGCTATCAGTGAAACTGTCGAGTGAATTTCTCTGGCACATTCTGAGATTACCAGTTAGTTTCTATGCACAACGATTTGCAGGCGAAATTAGTAACCGAGTGAGATTAAACGACAATGTTTCAGATGTTTTGTCTGGAAGGTTAGCGAGTACCGTAATTGAAGTCGTGATGCTAATTTTTTACCTGGGGGTCATGATTCAGTATGACTTGGTTTTAACTAGCATTGGTGTGTTTTTTGCGATCGTCAATGTATCTGCGTTGCAGTGGATTTCGCGGCGGCGGATTGATACAAATATGCGGCTGGTACAAGAACATGGCAAAGTTGCAGGAGCATCGATCGCGGGACTGCAAAGCATGGAGACTTTGAAAGCATCGGGGTTAGAATCAGAGTTTTTCTCGCGCTGGGCGGGTTACTATGCCAAAGCCATCAACGCTCAACAAGAATTAGATACGGTCGGACAAGTTTTGGAAGCTTTACCTTCATTGCTTTCATCATTGACTACGATGTTGCTGTTAGTCGTCGGTGGCTTTCGAGTGATGGATGGCAATTTGAGTATTGGAATGCTGATTGCGTTCCAATCATTGATGGGAAGCTTTCAAGGACCTGTCAATAGTTTAGTGAGCTTTGGAAGCAGCTTGCAGGAATTGGAAGGAAGCCTGAATCGGCTTGATGATGTGCTTCAGAATGAAACTGATCCCCAGGTTGAACCCAGACAACAGCCTGTAGTCTTTCAAACACCAAAGCTACAAGGGCATGTAGAGCTAAAAAACATCACTTATGGCTATAGTCGAGCGTCGGATGCTTTGATTGAAAATTTCAATCTCTCGGTCAAACCAGGGCAACGAGTTGCCTTAGTTGGCGGTAGCGGTTCTGGCAAATCTACGATCGCGAAATTGATCACGGGACTGTACGAACCTTGGTCGGGTGAAGTGTTGTTTGATGGAAAGCCACGATCGCAGATCCCTCGGAGTGTGTTAACTCACTCGGTTGCCATGGTCGAGCAGGAGATTTTCTTGTTTGCGGGAACTGTGCGAGATAATTTGACGCTTTGGGATGCGACTGTACCGGATAGCTATCTAATTCATGCTTGCCAGGATGCTGCGATTCATGACACGGTGCTATCGATTCCAGGTGGATATGATGCTTTGTTGTTAGAAGGAGCCGTGAATTTAAGCGGGGGACAGCGACAGCGATTGGAACTTGCTCGATCGCTCGTTTACAATCCCAGTGTTTTGGTGATGGATGAAGCGACGAGTGCATTAGATACTGAAACCGAGAAAATCATTGATCAAAATTTGCGTCGTCGGGGTTGTACCTGCGTGATTGTGGCGCATCGATTGAGTACGATTCGCGATTGTGATGAAATCATTGTTCTAGAGCGAGGGCGAGTGGTACAGCGTGGAACTCATGAGCAATTGCGCGATCGAGATGGGGTTTATGCTCGGTTGATTAAGACTGAGGGCGAAGCATTACAGGGAGAGTAG
- a CDS encoding divalent-cation tolerance protein CutA, with amino-acid sequence MAEATYGVVFVTAASKSEAETLARSLVSAKLAACVTLFPVQSIYTWQDELEHAEEWQLMIKADLDRFAALEAKIRELHSYEIPEIIALPIVAGSHPYLQWISQQVTSR; translated from the coding sequence ATGGCAGAAGCAACGTATGGAGTCGTATTCGTCACGGCTGCATCGAAATCCGAAGCAGAAACCCTCGCCCGATCGCTCGTTTCGGCAAAGTTAGCAGCCTGTGTCACACTTTTCCCGGTGCAATCGATTTACACTTGGCAAGACGAACTCGAACACGCAGAAGAATGGCAACTAATGATCAAAGCGGATCTCGATCGCTTCGCTGCGCTCGAAGCCAAAATTCGTGAACTTCACTCCTACGAAATACCCGAAATTATTGCCCTTCCGATTGTGGCAGGTTCGCATCCTTATCTTCAGTGGATTTCTCAGCAGGTTACGTCCCGATGA
- a CDS encoding pentapeptide repeat-containing protein, producing MNTKEILSRYAAGQRDFRNLNLMAVNFRNVNLMGINLSGANLTKANLTRTNLSCANLTGAILTGATLTEANLTRANLTEANLSDTSLSEATLNQTYLRGAILPTGVSVSTLSKHLRVPRV from the coding sequence ATGAATACCAAAGAAATTCTGAGCCGATATGCTGCGGGACAACGGGACTTCCGAAATCTGAATTTAATGGCAGTCAACTTCAGAAATGTAAACCTTATGGGTATCAATCTAAGTGGTGCGAACTTAACAAAGGCAAATCTAACTCGAACTAACTTAAGTTGCGCCAATCTTACAGGTGCAATTCTGACTGGGGCAACATTAACTGAAGCGAACCTCACTAGAGCAAATCTTACTGAGGCGAATTTAAGCGATACCAGCTTAAGTGAAGCTACTCTGAACCAGACCTATCTCAGAGGTGCAATTCTACCTACCGGAGTTAGTGTCAGTACGCTCTCGAAGCATCTGAGAGTGCCACGGGTGTGA
- a CDS encoding RNA-binding protein, whose product MSIYVGNLSYEVMQDSLSEVFAEYGTVKRVQLPTDRETGRVRGFAFVEMATEAEEEAAIGALDGAEWMGRDLTVNKAKPREEKGSSGGSWDRRGGSSRR is encoded by the coding sequence ATGTCTATCTATGTTGGTAATCTTTCTTACGAAGTGATGCAAGACAGTCTCAGCGAAGTCTTTGCAGAATATGGAACAGTCAAGCGGGTTCAGTTACCGACCGATCGGGAGACGGGACGAGTTCGGGGCTTTGCATTTGTCGAAATGGCAACTGAAGCAGAAGAAGAGGCTGCGATCGGTGCGCTCGATGGAGCCGAGTGGATGGGGCGCGATTTGACCGTCAATAAGGCGAAGCCACGTGAGGAGAAAGGTTCTTCAGGGGGAAGTTGGGATCGCAGAGGTGGCTCTTCTCGACGTTAG
- a CDS encoding NHLP bacteriocin export ABC transporter permease/ATPase subunit, translating into MLNSFFAKATGRVKNITANQPLFLTDSDETFWWIRSGSVAVFAVSVEQGTPAARRYLFSLEAGAALFNSELEESDRQLLVVPIEPTELVQYAISAEKGDSQIDLVSLLEAWIHHLSAAIQSENTITYTKNTATQQSLSSLELEAGQTYQSSTIDWLQVQTGCFSWMGIKSLDVETGRFPLSHHAWIKAEQRSTLTISATQDLNWNQILSSLAVFHAVVFDAIAWLEQQEAQSELQRFAEKERLNQQVTESAFGELASILIPKQKRSFFEGDALLIAMGAIGRSLNIEIRPPAKSENLSRLKDPLEAIVRSSRIRSRRVLLRGDWWRQDAGALLAYRKADQSPVTLLPIRGARYDLFDPTDQSRSLVTPEVAATLAPESVMFYRPLPATLLNAGDLIRFAGRGRFKDFATVIVMGIVGSVLGMVVPQATGILMDSAIPNSDRSLVLQLALGLAATAFGSTMFQLTQTFASLRSETASDATTQAAVWDRLLNLRMGFFRRYSVGDLQSRVTAISSIRQQLSSTTLRTLFSGFFSLLNLGLLMFYSFKLSIVAIVVALISIIVTTVSGVLLLRKQRPLLELQGTIFGLVVQLINGISKLRVAGAEERAFAYWSRRYSQQIKLELSTQLIEDVVILFNTIMPTLTSIALYWFVVGMLTKPETALDAEPMSTGTFLAFSSAFGTFISGATSLSNTTLSILSVIPLWKRAKPILEELPEVDQSKADPGRLAGGIKIDHVVFRYRMDGALTLDDVSLEANPGEFIALIGPSGSGKSTILRLLLGFDTPELGSIFYDGQDLAGLDIYAVRRQIGVVLQNARINSASIFDNIASGAQVTMDEAWEAAQMAGFAEDIQAMPMGMHTVISEGGSNLSGGQRQRLIIARALVLKPRILFFDEATSALDNRTQAIVSESLDRLNVTRIVIAHRLSTIRNADRIYVLQAGRVVQVGNFDQLAKQNGLFSQLIARQVV; encoded by the coding sequence ATGCTGAACTCATTTTTTGCCAAAGCGACTGGACGCGTTAAAAACATCACTGCGAATCAGCCTTTATTTCTCACTGATTCAGACGAAACGTTTTGGTGGATTCGGTCTGGCTCTGTGGCAGTGTTTGCAGTGTCGGTCGAACAGGGAACCCCTGCGGCTCGACGCTATTTGTTTAGCTTGGAAGCGGGCGCGGCATTGTTTAATTCTGAATTGGAGGAGAGCGATCGACAGCTTTTAGTGGTGCCGATCGAACCAACTGAATTGGTACAGTACGCGATTTCAGCCGAGAAGGGCGATTCTCAGATTGATCTGGTCTCACTGCTTGAAGCCTGGATTCATCATCTCAGTGCTGCAATTCAATCTGAAAATACAATTACTTACACGAAAAACACAGCAACTCAACAATCTCTTTCATCATTGGAATTAGAAGCAGGTCAGACTTATCAATCCTCTACGATCGATTGGTTGCAAGTGCAGACCGGATGCTTCTCCTGGATGGGGATAAAGTCGCTAGATGTAGAAACAGGTAGGTTTCCCCTTAGTCATCACGCTTGGATTAAAGCAGAACAGCGATCGACTCTGACGATCAGCGCGACTCAAGATCTGAACTGGAATCAAATTTTATCCAGCCTAGCCGTGTTCCACGCGGTTGTCTTCGATGCGATTGCTTGGCTAGAACAACAAGAAGCCCAATCAGAACTTCAGCGTTTTGCGGAAAAAGAACGGCTGAATCAGCAAGTGACCGAATCTGCCTTTGGTGAGTTAGCTTCGATTCTGATCCCGAAACAGAAGCGGTCTTTTTTTGAAGGCGATGCCTTACTGATTGCGATGGGTGCAATTGGTCGATCGCTCAACATCGAGATCCGTCCCCCGGCAAAATCAGAAAATTTATCGCGGCTGAAAGATCCCTTAGAAGCGATCGTGCGATCGTCTCGAATTCGCAGCCGTCGGGTGTTGTTGCGAGGTGATTGGTGGCGGCAAGATGCGGGCGCACTGCTCGCCTATCGCAAGGCGGATCAATCTCCGGTCACTTTGTTACCGATTCGGGGAGCGCGTTACGACTTGTTTGATCCCACAGACCAATCCCGATCGCTTGTGACTCCTGAAGTGGCTGCAACTTTAGCCCCGGAAAGCGTGATGTTTTACCGCCCCCTACCCGCAACATTGCTGAATGCGGGCGATTTAATCCGATTTGCAGGCAGAGGACGCTTCAAAGACTTTGCCACTGTAATCGTGATGGGTATTGTGGGGTCGGTATTGGGCATGGTTGTACCCCAAGCGACTGGAATTTTGATGGATTCAGCAATTCCGAACAGCGATCGTAGCTTAGTGCTTCAGCTTGCATTAGGACTCGCAGCGACTGCATTTGGTTCGACGATGTTTCAGCTTACTCAAACGTTTGCAAGTTTGCGATCGGAAACCGCTTCAGATGCAACCACGCAAGCTGCGGTGTGGGATCGATTGCTTAATCTCCGCATGGGATTTTTTCGGCGGTACTCGGTTGGAGATTTGCAGTCTCGCGTCACCGCAATCAGTAGCATTCGGCAACAGTTGAGCAGTACGACTTTAAGAACCCTGTTTAGCGGATTTTTCTCGCTGCTGAATCTGGGATTGCTGATGTTCTATAGCTTTAAGCTGTCGATCGTAGCCATCGTCGTCGCGCTGATCTCGATCATTGTTACCACTGTTTCAGGCGTGCTGCTGCTTCGTAAACAGCGTCCGCTGCTAGAGCTACAAGGAACCATTTTTGGTTTGGTTGTGCAATTGATTAATGGCATCTCGAAGCTGCGGGTTGCCGGAGCTGAAGAACGAGCGTTCGCTTACTGGAGTCGTCGATATAGTCAGCAGATTAAGCTAGAGCTAAGCACTCAATTGATCGAAGATGTGGTGATATTGTTCAATACAATCATGCCGACCTTAACCTCGATCGCGCTGTACTGGTTTGTGGTAGGAATGCTGACAAAACCTGAGACTGCATTAGATGCAGAGCCAATGTCAACAGGTACATTTCTAGCATTTAGTTCTGCATTTGGAACCTTTATTAGTGGTGCTACCAGTCTGAGCAATACCACTCTCAGTATTCTGTCAGTGATTCCGCTTTGGAAACGAGCCAAGCCGATTCTCGAAGAACTTCCAGAAGTCGATCAAAGTAAAGCTGATCCAGGTAGACTCGCTGGAGGTATTAAGATTGATCATGTAGTGTTTCGCTATCGAATGGACGGAGCACTGACGCTTGATGATGTCAGTTTAGAAGCAAATCCCGGTGAATTTATTGCCTTGATCGGCCCTTCTGGAAGTGGTAAGTCAACCATTCTGCGACTTTTACTGGGGTTTGATACTCCAGAGCTAGGCAGCATTTTCTATGATGGACAAGATTTGGCAGGGTTGGATATCTATGCAGTGCGTCGTCAAATTGGTGTTGTTTTACAAAATGCCCGAATTAACTCTGCCTCAATCTTTGACAACATTGCGTCTGGCGCTCAAGTCACAATGGACGAAGCCTGGGAAGCCGCACAAATGGCGGGATTTGCCGAAGATATTCAGGCAATGCCGATGGGAATGCACACCGTCATCAGCGAAGGTGGCAGCAATCTTTCTGGTGGACAACGGCAGCGATTGATTATTGCACGAGCGCTGGTGCTGAAACCTCGGATTTTATTTTTTGATGAAGCGACCAGTGCGCTAGACAACCGGACTCAAGCGATCGTCAGTGAAAGCCTCGATCGACTGAATGTAACGCGGATTGTGATTGCTCATCGCCTCAGTACGATTCGTAATGCCGATCGCATTTATGTCTTGCAGGCAGGGAGAGTCGTGCAGGTCGGAAATTTTGATCAGTTAGCAAAGCAGAATGGCTTGTTTTCTCAGTTAATTGCTCGGCAAGTGGTGTAG
- a CDS encoding N-acetyltransferase, with translation MIRNAVESDLSAIVTIYNHAIAAHTITADIEPVTVESRLDWFHSYSSRYPLWVLERDNAIAGWLGLKMYYGRAAYQSTAEFSLYVAPEFQRQRVGQTLLSYAIGQAPKLEINTLIAVVFAENQPSVTLLKKFGFEQWGYLPQVARSWGMDHDVILLGLKV, from the coding sequence ATGATCCGAAATGCCGTTGAGTCTGATTTAAGCGCGATCGTGACAATCTACAATCACGCGATCGCCGCTCATACGATCACCGCCGACATTGAACCTGTAACCGTGGAAAGTCGCTTGGATTGGTTTCATAGCTATTCGAGCCGATATCCACTCTGGGTACTAGAGCGAGACAATGCGATCGCGGGATGGCTTGGACTCAAAATGTACTATGGTAGAGCCGCTTATCAATCGACCGCTGAGTTTAGCTTGTATGTTGCACCCGAATTTCAGCGTCAGAGAGTCGGACAAACGTTACTCAGTTATGCGATCGGGCAGGCTCCAAAGCTAGAGATCAACACCTTGATTGCAGTGGTGTTTGCTGAGAATCAACCGAGTGTAACTTTGCTGAAAAAATTCGGTTTTGAGCAATGGGGATATTTGCCGCAGGTGGCGCGATCGTGGGGTATGGATCACGATGTCATTCTCTTAGGGCTGAAAGTTTAA